The genomic DNA GCGTGCTGATGCTGACCGGCTCGGTGTCGCTCGGTGTCGACGTCGGCGACCGATCGAGGCCAAACACCACTACCAGCGCTGCCATCGAACACAGGACTGCCGATGCCACGGCGACGGCCCGGCCCCTGCCTGCCCTGTGCCCGTCGTCGACGGCACTCGTGGACACGGCCGGGAACGTGTCGGTGGGCGCGTCGAACACCCTGGTGATCGGCCGCGAAGTCGAGCCCGTCGACGGTGCGGACACCGGTGGCTGACTCACGGGAGCTGCGAACGCGACGGGCCGGGCGGGGGTGAACCGGCGGGCCGCTCCCCCGGTGAGTGCGTCGCGCATGTCGTCGGCAGTGGCGAACCGGCGCTGCGGGTCGCGCGACATCGCCCGTTCGATCACGGCGGCGAGGTCGGGGTCCACGTCGGGGCGCAGCGTGGTCAAGGGCACCGGATCCTCCTCGAGGATCGCCCGGGCCAACGGCATGATCTCGTCCTGCTGGAACGGCTTCTCGCCGGTCAGCGCCTCGTAACCGACCACGCCGACGGCGTAGAGGTCGTCGGCGATGGACGCCGGCTTGCTCGCGATCCGCTCGGGACTCAGGTAGGCCAGCGTGCCGACGATCTGACCGGTCGTCGTGTGGGCCCCGCCGGGGGTCTTCGCGATGCCGAAGTCGGCGAGCTTGACCCCGCCGGACGACGTCAGCAGGACGTTGCCCGGCTTGACGTCGCGATGCAGCATGCCCGCCGCGTGTGCCGCCGACAGCGCGGACAACACGCTGCACAGCACCTCGCGCACCTCGGCCGA from Mycolicibacterium arabiense includes the following:
- a CDS encoding serine/threonine-protein kinase, producing MDGPGLLGGRYELRDILGFGGMAEVRDGWDTRLDRAVAVKLLYPGLSSQPETRERFTVEARSAAALNHPDIVSIFDFGDDDESPFIVMERLPGETLGDRIELGQLSSAEVREVLCSVLSALSAAHAAGMLHRDVKPGNVLLTSSGGVKLADFGIAKTPGGAHTTTGQIVGTLAYLSPERIASKPASIADDLYAVGVVGYEALTGEKPFQQDEIMPLARAILEEDPVPLTTLRPDVDPDLAAVIERAMSRDPQRRFATADDMRDALTGGAARRFTPARPVAFAAPVSQPPVSAPSTGSTSRPITRVFDAPTDTFPAVSTSAVDDGHRAGRGRAVAVASAVLCSMAALVVVFGLDRSPTSTPSDTEPVSISTPAAPPPAPPPPAPLTVTQLAPAPVVEPQAPAPAPVIEQATQQKERGGNNGNGKGNGNGTKKPK